The Liolophura sinensis isolate JHLJ2023 chromosome 6, CUHK_Ljap_v2, whole genome shotgun sequence genomic sequence CACCCGGAGTCAGCCCTTCACGTCAACAAGGTGCCGTTTCCCAAGTAATGGCGATACAGCTGTAGTACAGCTGAATTTACTATTGTTCTCTTGGGATGAATGAATTATACGTTACCACTTCGCCCACAAAATGTCACCGTAAGTGTAGGAATGAACAACACACTACACAACTTAAGGCGGAAATATTTTCCGCAGGAAAAGTTCCCAGTTGGAAAATTACATATCAGCGAACAAAACGAGAAACTGTGAGTTTCAACATTTTacttcagtataatgtgtcagTAAACCTGTACCAGAGCATGGGCTGAGAAGCAAAGTAGTTACTAGTACCCGTGGGCGGATAGGTGCAGGTTAAAATTGTAGTCCGAGTTGCCTACGCTAAAGTGCTCTGTTTGTATTACTTGTCCGTTCCTCTTGATGTACACGTCGTAATCTCCGGCGAAAGCCCGCACAGAGTAAGTACTTCCTCGGGTCAGTTGGTGCTTGTCGTACGTCTTCCAGTCCTGACTCATGAGTTTTAGGAACCTCTCTCCGGCAGCGTTAATCTGCACAAAAGGCAATAATCAATATATGGCATGTCTTTGTTGACTTTGTTTTGTGTATGATCCATGCAGCACACATTCATCACACGATCTATACCGCATACATTCATCACACGATCCATACAGCACACATTCATCACACTATCCATGCAGCATACATTCATCACAAGATCCATGCAGCACACATACATCACATGATCCATGCAGCACACATTCATCACATGATCCATGAAGCACACATTCATCACACTATCCATGCAGTAAACATTCATCACATGATCCATGCAGCACACATTCATCACACAATCCATGCAGCACACATTCATCACAAGATCCATGCCGCATACATTCATCACATGATCCATGCAGCAAACATTCATCACATGATCCATGCAGCACACATTCATCACACAATCCATGTAGCACACATTCATCGATGCAGCACGCATTAATCACAAGATCCTTGCAGCGCACATTCATCACACGGTCGATGCAGCACACATTCAATACACGCTTCATGGAGCACACATTCATCACACAATCCATGCAGCACACATACATCACTTGATTCATGCAGCACACATTCATCCCATGATCAATGCCGCACACATTCATCACACTATCAATGCCGCACATTTTATCACATGATCCATGCCGCACACATTCATCACATGATCCATGAAGCACACATTCATCACACTATCCATGCAGCACACATTCATCACATGATCCATGAAGCACAAATTCATCACACAATCCATGCAGCACACATTCATCACGCGATCGATGCAGCACGCATTAATCACAAGATCCTTGCAGCGCACATTCATCACACGGTCGATGCAGCACGCATTCAATACACGCTTCGCGGAGCACACATTCATCACTTGATCCATGCCGCACACATACATCACTTGATCCATGCAGCACACATTCATCACATGATCCATGCAGCAAACATTCATCACACTATCAATGTCGCGCATTCATCACATTAACCATGCCGCACACATTCATCACATGATCCATGAAGCACACATTCATCACACAATCCATGCAGCACACATTATACACACGATCCATGCCGCACGCTTTATCACACTATCCATGCAGCAAACATTCATCACATGATCCATGAAGCACACATTCATCACATCATCCATGTAGCTTATATTCATCACACGATCAATGCAGCGCACATTCATCACACGTACGATCCATGCACACATTCATCACACGACCCATGCCGCACACATTCATCACACTATCCATGAAGCGCAAATTCATCACACATCCATCACAAGATCCATCACATCGATGCCAACAACATACATCTAAATCATCAATAACAATACATCGATCACCACATACCACAAAAACCACGCCATATACACCTCCCTTAATGCATCTCATACATTTCCCTGTTTATTTAATCGTACATCTGTCCAAAATCACGTACCCTAAACTCTGGCCCGGATACGAGGGACGCGGCTTCTCCTGCCCAGTGATGCTGACTCCAGAAGCCCCAGAACATGATGCCATGGACACTGGGATGTGAGAACAACATGCGGAGAACGTTCTCATAGGCGTCTGCTCTCTTATGTTCGTCAGGCTCCTTGATGTCCAACTCTGTAACCCAGATGGGCAGTCCCACCTCGGACAAGATATCCAGACGTTGCTGAAAGAAGATGTATAAATGCTTTAAACATATTCAATGAATGCAGTTAAGAATTTGAACAGCCAACGCCTTTTTATTAAatagaaatgtgcaaattatttcgACGGTTATTCGTATTTGAAAATTGAGCAATTACGTGCTATAAGACGATTAAACTGATGGAATAAAAGTATAGCATGTGTCCAGCGTCAGAAATAGCCGTGGCATTACGTAATAAGTCCATGTCGCCTTGGACTCAGGTCCATCACTAAGTGAATGGCCTATGCTAAAAGATTGAGTGCCACAAATTGGACTCACCAACGGATCCACCGACAGACCGGTTGCTGCCGCtcaaaaagtcacaaaatttaTCAAGGGGGAAAACTGTCAGACCGCCTGAAACGCCCACGCGCGCAGGTGTCCCAGTCTTCTGAATCGACCAGCAGGGCTTTTATAAGATCGTTCATGCTCCGAAATTGGACATGAACGGCATACGTGTTGTTTGGGAATCCAGTTTGGTCTATTTTAAGTGGCTTGATTTTTAAAGCTCTTGCCCTATTTCCGCCTTTCATGATATGAGAACATATCTGGTGTAAAAGTAAAGGGACGAATTTAGTACAGAATGTGTATGGACTTacctttacgacaagagggtcAGGAATTTGCCAGAAATGACATTGTGCTCCCATGCCGGCTACGTAAGTACCAGATGATTTGTAGTCTTTTCCCTGAGCGACGTATGCCTGAATGTTATCAGTAAAAATAGGATAACTAAATCGTCAAAGCATAGTCCGATGATTTGCGAAGGTAACCACGAGGAATATATTGATGGATGGTTGACTCAATTTCAAAGTTCAAAGTTCCAGTTGTTAACAGTGCAGCGGTAACCAGTCTTTGAAGGATATCCTGATGATACGAGTAAAAACTATGGCAAAAATATATTGATGGTTGAAACGAATCGAGACAATTATGTCCCAAGTTTAAGGCGTCAACTACACCGTCATAGTCCGATGATTTGAGAAAGAAACTATTTCAGAAGTGTATTGATGAATAGGTGAAAACTTTTTGGATACATTTGTATCCCATGTTTAGCGGTAAACATGGGCTGGTATTCTTCAAATATGATTTAGATTTATATGGGTTAAGCTTAATGGAACACGGTTTGGTACAAGACGCTTTCAGTCACATGTGATAAATGTACCTGTTCCATGATTTCGTGTATAGATTGCTTTCCAAGTTTCGATTACCATACTTACATTTGAACCAGAAATAATTCCATTATTCAGTGTAGTACGTacaacaacatattttttcGGCACCACAGATACATTTCGACGACTATTAATTCCACTATTCAATGTAGTGTCTATAATAAAGTTTGGTTACATTGGCTTCAGTGTAGTACATACAATTAAACTATAGTTACATTTCGACCACTATTAATACCATGATTCATTGTAGGACATACATAAAGTTTTCGTTATCATAGTTATATTTCGACCACTATTAATTCCAGGATTCAGTACAGTGTCTCCAATAAATTTGTGATTATCTTAGCTTCAgtgtagtaggcctacataagatAACGTTTcggttaccatggttacattTCGACCACTGTTAATTGCATCAATCATTCATTGTAGGACATGCAATATAGTTTTCATTGCCATAACTACACTTCAGTCATACTATTAATACTTCACATTTGGTACCTTTGTAAAAACTATTGCGCGcctataataaaaaaaatgttgaaaatgcCACCAAATACACATTTAGCTTGTGGCATCGTTAAAATGCGACATTGTATTTTAGAAGTAACGCACGCTTTGGGTGTCGACTACAATACCCCTACTATAAGAAGCTTGAGCTCACATTTGTAGCGTCTGATCCGGCCACCACGCCGAAGTCATTCAGGAAAAGTTTCACGTGAGGGTCGTATTGATGGACTTCTCTGAACACTTTCTTAGTGAAGTCGTGGTCTCCAGTCTTCCGGATGTACCAGTTGTTGTGGAGCATTTCGTTGTTAACGTCCCAATGCTCGACACTGATAAAAATGCAGCAGTTTTTACCTATACAGTTTTggtattcattattttgaattttaacagaagaatatttttaaaagaaaaacaatcacCATATCTTATCTTCACTGTAAAAATAAATCCGCATTAATATAAACCACAGTTCTCTTAACACCGTCATCTTATAGAACAACAAATAGTTATAATCTCTTACAAGCcacaaattattatttcaacAAAAGACCGAGACTTACAGTCCCTTAAATTTGGTGACCGTTTCCTTAACGTGTTTGTCCACCAACGACTTCACTTCACCAGCAGATTTAGATTTTAGCCAAGCGGGCACCCATCGTTCATCTGCCCAAATCAAATTATGAGCTCGCACTTTGAGCCTGATAAAAaagcacatgaaaacaaaataaataaacaaaagaaaccGTTGTGCGGATGGtttgaactctcaatgaaagcCACTGGACTTTTTTTTCATCGATATCTAAGCACAAgtgacaaatgttttttttagaaaagaCTGCGCTCTTCATCACTCTTTGAATagcttgaaatcattttagcGTTCTTCTTCTTCTTGTGGACAGCGTTCCTCATGTTCTTAATCACCACATCCatttttgaaatgcgcatgTGTTAGGATCTCATAGCGATCTTCAAAGGTTTAAATCAATGAGTTATAATCTGTCCCAAGCCACCTTTGGTTTTATATTAAATTAGGTAACCTTCGATTAGCACTTACCCGTGGCTTCTGAGTTTCTTCACAGCGTTTAGAGCAGTGTCATAATTTGGATGACCCTGAagatttaatgaaatattcaaaaatttaaataagcAGTTCCACAACAAATTTACCCAAATTTACCAATGTTTGCCACAACTATCTTTGATGCAAACATCTTCGATTTGGAAACTCTCCCGAGAATATATGTACTCTTGTTATGACTTGCTCCGGTAAAGCTGCTTTGGTACCGTCCCAAAATGGTTCTACAAATCGAACCTTATTTGCAAGATGTAAGACTTTGTCACCCCTACCGAGGGTAAGATGACAGGCTCCTCTGCCAATCTTTCAACCATATTTTGGAGACCTTGCATATGCCGTTAAAAGTCTTTTGCTTGTGTCCTATACCATTTGTGAACCTTTGCGAGAAAGTGTTAATAAGGAAAAGGCAAATATTAGATTTACAAATCTTGGAAACCAATACTTCTAGTTCATAATTATTCTGTGATATACCTCAGTTCTTTCCATCTGATCCCACTTCATTGCATTCTCCGTGACGGCCCAGTTGAAATGGTCGTAGACGAACTGGCGATATTTTTGGTCTGACCCACCATTGTTCTTGTTCATGATGTGTGCCACAACTGCCGTTCCGAAGGGGAACAGATGCTTGTTTTGTACTACCTGAAATAAGACGATGTATCGGTGTAATCTGTCCTCAATCAAACATATTTCTGTCTCAGGTCatgtaataaatcaaatcatatcatcataatttaaatattattttggctTCCTGAGTCGGATGGTTAGAACGCTAGTTCGGACCCACTATCAGCCCCTAGATCACTGATGTCGCATGCTCGAATTCAGCACTGGTTGTTTGGGCTGTGACATTAAATCAAGGTTCTAAGGTTTTAAGGTAGTTGATGACGGTCAGCAGTCTAtcccacccataaacttgaccgtCCTCGTGTAAGAGAACATTTTGAGCACAAATCAATAATCGTTCAGTCAGTATTTCAATAAACATTTCATAGAAAAGAGATTGGGAGTTTAGAAATTCAGTAAAACTCACCTCAATCGTAACGCCGTTTTTGTCAAACCCAGCGTCGTTGGATACTCtaaaaagtgaaattaaaaaatgaatatcTACGATCAGTGGCTGATAGTCTTGACAAACCTTGTACTTAACCTAACGATGAGAGATATTTCGGCAATAAGCCGTCAACAGCGCTCAAAGGATTGTTTAGGGTGATGATACTCATAGTCTTAATGCAACTGCAACATCATTTGTCTCATTGGATAAATAACTTCGACAAAAACACGATGCCATTTGCTTGAATTCTACTGACTGATACTGCGTATAGAATAATCtattatttaatatattcaaaCTAAATATTTTCGATTCtactttatttctgattttacatacatgacatacaagtTTCCATAGCTGTCGTTGTGTTTAAGAGCTAGTGACAGTGGTCTTAATACAAAGGGTTATCACACTGTGTCACACAGTTAAGGTGCCAGTTCATGGCTGTTGCAAAATTGTGTGAGACAGAGCCACCTGTTTTGTGCGTGGCGTGACTTTAATGAACATGGTATGTGTGATAAGATAAAATGTTTATCATACAATACTAAGGCGTTGAAAAAGAAAACCCATGTCAATGACCGctttaaacatgttttccatTATTCATGATATGTAAATTCATACTATCTATTTCCGCACTTTCGCTCCAGTGTTCGCTCAATACATCACTGACATGACTATACCATTAGAAATAGTAaaggatatttcagttataGTTATATTTCTCgaatataaatgaataacgAACACAGTTATAGTTTGTTCACGACACATCACTATTATCGTCAAAGAACACCAATACCGCGTATATGCGTTAAGTATTAGTTTCCAATTATTTGTCTGATTACAACAAATACCAACGTAATGGTTTCCTTCAGCAGATATCCGAGTGTCAATGATAAGGTATTTCTCTCATTAGAGATATTGAGTATGAATATAATAGCTCTCTTTGATATAGAATACCCCATACATTGAATGAAAAAGCTTTGGCCTGCCATATCTTCTGAAAGCTTGGCTTTGTTGAAAGTTTTCATCCATGGATTCCTAGTTCCGACAGTATGGGGTCTGGTTTGCCCATATAAATTGACTAAATTAAGCTAAGAGTTTGCTTGATTCCATAAActgttcattcattctttgCTCCACAGTACGGCTTAATGACTTAGCACCTCGTTGATTCCTTCAAGAGGGCATTTATTCccttattttgacatttacgtTCTATCTGGGTCGTTTAATGCTTGATTTGACCAGTTCTTTAAATACTTGCGCCAAGGAAGTTTTTGCCGGCGTCAATACAGAAAAAGTTATGTGTGCTTCTGGTTAAATATTGTGCCCATTTTGATCTTATATCAGGCACCCAGCCCTTTTGGAGGGTGACCGGATCCAGGAAAAGGTTCTTCAACATTTCCAAATAGGAAAcaaatgcattgttttcttttgaccTATTGTGTCCCTTTGTCCCTTGTCGGAACGCTTTACACGCTCGAAGGAGGCTGTAGTTGGTGAGTTTGTTCCCGTTCTATTTCTTTATGTTCTGGTCAAATAACTGGTTGGTTTTTACCTTGTAAACAATTATTGCCACGATTTGGTAGATATAATGCCATTCATTCTAAACAATTGCCACAAAGCTAGGATTCACTGTGTACTTGATTTTGTGGCAAATCCCCTGCATAAGTTCATATGAAGAGAAGCCTCTTACTTGATATGTACGTTATGTTTACGTAAACTGTCAATCCGAGCGTTTGCGTGTGTTTTCCAGTCTCCCGACCCCTCCCCCAAGGGTGTCATTGATGCTGCGTCTGCGATGAATTCAGCGCCGGGCTCTGGCCCTTGGAAGTACACCTTGATGTTTTTCACTCCTGCGGCGGAATGttagaaatgaatgaatgatgttAACGCCacactggcagtatttcagccttGTCGTTTTGTGAACTTTTAAGAACCAGGAAACAGTCATAAATGGGGAATGTAACTCTTAACTCGAGCAAGACGGAGTGTTGGGAGAGTTAGCAAGTGCTTCTAATGTCGGATATACGGTAAAAAACCTTCACCTCATCTTCACAGGCGCATTAAAATTTCCCTAgcgtaaatcgatgtcaaccgagTGGTCCCAATAATGAACTAACCTGTTCTCGTCGAACTaaaaacgatccatgacaaccgcacaaattcacaagataaatacatatataagatGCAGAAAATGTTCTTTACCGTCCATCCGACATATTAGAAGCAGTTTCTCTCCataactctcccaacacttcgTGATGCTCGATTtaagagttacattccgcaatGAGAAACAGACACGACTTTCCACAGGTGGAGGGCAACATCCAAAACAAGTGTTTAAGCTTTAAACTTTTTGCAAGCccactttaaaacaaaaatcactttaatttcacaaaacttactAGCGAGCAGATGTGAGCCTGATTGTTCTTGTTGCTGTTGGTCATGTTGggatgttttgtgttttcttttcctcaTTACCTATGCGCATGCGCCTAATCTTGTGACTGGACATcggtaatttttttcttgttcgagcacacaaacaattttacattcatACAATGCTTAActtgttaatattaatataaggtaccataaagctgacaTTCATGAAAACAAGGTAgacaatatgaaaacatttattttacaacatttggTGTCGTTCAGTTGTCTTTATAACTGGATAAAGCAGTGCAGTTTTTCAATTAACCGCAGGGAATCTAAAAACTTTCATATAGTTAACTCACCAGGTGGAGCCAGGTAAATACCGAAAAGCTTGATCCAGCCTGAAGACGTGCGCAGTGAATTTCGACTTGAAACAGTTGTGTAACTGCTATGGcctttgaaattaaaaaaaataacattacatAGCATACATGTTTTGATACCGTACTAACAGCGACTTAGTAGAATGTAACACATCATTCCAAATCGAGACTGCAGAGTTGCGTCCCTTGCTGATGTCTGCGTAAAATCCTACAAATTAAAATAAGGTAGTATTTACATGATGATCTAAATTATCCAGAAGCGATAAGCAATAACAGGCAACATTGAATTATAGAAATGAAATTTGATCCCCATTTGTGTGAAATGATGGAGTTTTTGTCACATTGTTATAAATTACATTTGGTCTTTTATTAGAACTCATATTTTGCGTACAACCTGTAAGATTTACCAGAGCTATATCACTCTCATCCTACTAGCCGATTTACCCCTGACCAATGAGGATGCCGGATCGCAACCAGGCCTCGCCAACGACGCTGGGGCTTTAAATCCGGATATTTTTCAGGCATGTGGGCGAGGGTTTACTCCTTTACGTCCTCCAGATAACCTTACccccgtcgtacaagtgaaagtCTGCATTATACGGTGTTATGCAATGCTTGTTTCATATGTCTAAAATCAAGTCTAGCCTTGAGTTCTTGTAATATGTATCCGTTTCCTTACCAAAATTGCGTTTCATTCCGAAAATACGTCCCTATAAGAGTAGTGTGGATCACCGAGATCCAAAGGAAAACCCGTTATCATTAAAGAAAAATGCGTGCATTGTAATTTTTGGTACTTACCGTTTGGCAAATGGTTCTCCACTTCCAAGGTCATTTTCTGACCTTTCCCATTATCTTTAGAGACTTTAGCCCAGGCTTCCACATTGTAGTGTTTCCCTGGTGAGACGTTGACAGTTTGAGAAGGACCGTCGTAAAAATGGTGCCTTTTGTAACAAAGTGTAAAAGCAAACCGTTTATGCATTTTACAACCATATGTATTAGAAATTTCGACTGGTATCAGATCATTCGCCCAAAATTACGCCCTGTAGCTTTGCAAAGGCTTAGACAGTTTGTCTTATTCGGTCTCTTGTCCAATATTTGACATGTTTCACAGTAATAAAAACTTGGGACAGTATTAAACTATTTGCCCACTAAAGGTACCTTCATCCAGTATTAGTAATTTTGTCTAATATCAGATATGTTTCCCAGTAAAAAGCCATTCGTACAGTATTAGACAATTTCTCGGCTAAATTTACTTCGTCCAATATTAGGTCTTTTGCTTAGTATTAGACATATCCCAGTAAAAACCTATTCGTACAGTATTAGACAATTTGCCAGCTAGATGTATTTTGTCCAGTATTAGGTCTTTTGCCCAGTATTACATATGTTTGCAAGTAATAAATAATTCCTCTAGtattaaaagatttaaaagtCCCTTCATCCAGCATTAGATATTTAGCCAAGTATTAGACCTTATGTATATTCTTACATTTTTGGCCCAGTATTTAATTTTCATATTCATGTTGACTGTTTACTTGATTGCCTATCAGGACCACGTCATCCCTTCTTCTCACCTGTTTGTGGCATGAATGGCGTGACTCCCGCTGTGTTTGTCTGTAGACAGGTCACAGTTTATGTTCCAGCAGTCCCAATTCGCCATACTGTCCATGCCCGGGTTTTTTAACATCTCCTGTCCGGTGACAGCTGCCACAACCAACGCGAGACAAAAGCCTAAAGGAAACATCTCGACACCCTGTAGCTCCGCAGACAAACTGAGGTGTCTCTTCCCTGTGCACTACAGATAATACTACACAGGACGACCTTGACTTGTTCCTTGTCTGATGACCAGCTGATATGACGGTGTTCTCAAAGAGCAAAAAAACTCACCATCAACTAACATACTACATAGACTATTGATAAGCTTATCAAGGAAAGCTTCCCTATAAACAGACCCAATACATAGATAAAGCCTTCATTGAACCAAATTTGCATCTCCATTGCTTCAGGCCCGCATGTTGTACATTGCGACGTAGACTTTTAAATCAGACCTTAACGTTCTATAACTCAACGGAAAAACTCAACATCGAGTTTCAAAAATCGACTTAGCATTCTGTGTCTGCAGAGTTTTAGATGTTTTCATCCATGACAGTTAACTGGGGAAGAGGTGTATGCGCAATGTGAATCTTTTCTGCTACTAGAAAAAGTACTAGAAAGTagtaaaatattacaatttAATCAATTAAATCAAGCAGCTTTGATCAACAACGACACAGAAAGAAGTTTTATTTTCCATTACATACCTTTTTATCATTGTTAGATAGACCTGTGGTAGACGTGTTGGTTCTATGTGGAACTTTCCACTGTATTAAAGGCTTAGTGTCCAGATTAAGCTAATGGCCCTAAGTATAAAGACTATAACCTctttaacagtatgttaccaaGAGGGCTTCTTATGACTTCAAATCCACCAAAACAGTAATTTACTGCGCGAGACGATCTCCAGCCGAGACTTCAGGTAAACCTCGGCTGTTGACGTGATAGACGGCCAACCCAAGTCGAGCTGGCCTGTATAACATGGGTTttcgtatcaaaacgatgtcattttcgagatggattctatCTACACAGAAGGAAATATACTGCCGTATCAGTTTGAACCCATAGTTTAAGTaccgatttatgacactgacatttctggtcagacttcagattctCAGTTTTCAGAGGCTGAAACTGAACTTTGTCCAGGCAATTCCAACCGCACCGGCAAACTTCATCCTGTGCTACACTGTTGGTCTACATTTCGTGTGTATTAAAACCATGGGGGAGGGGTTGGCT encodes the following:
- the LOC135469010 gene encoding anti-sigma-I factor RsgI6-like, encoding MFPLGFCLALVVAAVTGQEMLKNPGMDSMANWDCWNINCDLSTDKHSGSHAIHATNRHHFYDGPSQTVNVSPGKHYNVEAWAKVSKDNGKGQKMTLEVENHLPNGHSSYTTVSSRNSLRTSSGWIKLFGIYLAPPGVKNIKVYFQGPEPGAEFIADAASMTPLGEGSGDWKTHANARIDSLRKHNVHIKVSNDAGFDKNGVTIEVVQNKHLFPFGTAVVAHIMNKNNGGSDQKYRQFVYDHFNWAVTENAMKWDQMERTEGHPNYDTALNAVKKLRSHGLKVRAHNLIWADERWVPAWLKSKSAGEVKSLVDKHVKETVTKFKGLVEHWDVNNEMLHNNWYIRKTGDHDFTKKVFREVHQYDPHVKLFLNDFGVVAGSDATNAYVAQGKDYKSSGTYVAGMGAQCHFWQIPDPLVVKQRLDILSEVGLPIWVTELDIKEPDEHKRADAYENVLRMLFSHPSVHGIMFWGFWSQHHWAGEAASLVSGPEFRINAAGERFLKLMSQDWKTYDKHQLTRGSTYSVRAFAGDYDVYIKRNGQVIQTEHFSVGNSDYNFNLHLSAHGY